CCGGCCTCGGTGCCGCTTTGGAAGCCGTTACACGCGGATACAAAACGTTACTCGTAGAACAGTCGGATTTTGCGAAATCAACTTCGAGCAAAAGCACGAAGCTGGTGCACGGCGGGGTGCGTTACCTCGCACAGGGTGACGTAGCACTGGTGCGCGAAGCCAGCATCGAGCGCGGATTACTTACCAAAAACGCACCGCACCTGGTACATAACACTTCTTTCGTCATACCGGCTTACTCGCTATGGGATAGCATTATGTATACAGTTGGCCTTAAGCTGTACGACTGGATGGCAGGACGCTTAAGTCTTGGCCGCTCGCGGCATATTTCGAAACGCGAAACGCTGCAACGCCTGCCCACACTGGCTACCAATAAACTATCTTCTGGCATTCTTTATCACGACGGGCAGTTCGACGATTCACGGCTGGCGATTAACCTGGTGCAAACCATCGCGGAGCATGGTGGATTGGTGCTGAACTATATGAAGGTGACTGGTCTGCAGAAAAATAGTAACGGCCGCATTGAAAAGGTAAAGTTGCAGGACGTGGAAACGAATACTACGTACGAAGTAAAAACCCGTGGAGTTATTAATGCCACGGGGGTTTTTGCGGATGATGTGTTACGCATGGACAATCCGGAAGCGCGGCATAGCATCGCTGCCAGTCAGGGTGTACATCTTGTGCTGGACCGCGAGTTCCTGCCGGGTAACGACGCGCTCATGATCCCGAAAACAAGTGACGGCCGTGTGTTGTTCGCAGTGCCCTGGCATAACAAAGTGGTGGTGGGCACGACGGATACGCCGGTAAAGGCGATCAGCCTGGATCCGGAAGCGCTGGAGCAGGAGATCAGTTTTATCCTGGCGACAGCGGGAGCTTACTTATCTAAACCGCCACAACGTGCCGATGTACGTAGTGTATGGGCCGGACTAAGGCCATTAGCTGCGCCGCAAGGCAATAATGAAAAGACAAAAGAGATTTCGAGAAGTCATAAAATTACGGTGTCGCCGGCTGGCCTGATTACGATCATCGGCGGTAAATGGACGACCTTCCGCAAAATGGCGGAAGATGTGATCGACAAACTGGAAGAATCGCATGGATGGCCCGTTACCAGGTCTGTTACAGACCGCCTGCCCCTGCATGGTGCCACAGAACGCGTGGATTTTGATAGCCCGATGTACTTCTATGGTGCCGACGCCCCGCAGGTGGAAGCACTGGCGAAACAGGAACCGGCCCTTGAAGAGGTGCTGAGCAGCGGGTTAGGCATCATAAAGGCGCAGGTAATATGGGCTGCAAGAAACGAAATGGCGCGCACCGTGGAAGATGTGCTGGCGCGCCGTATCCGTGCGCTGTTCCTCGACGCCCGCGAAGCTGTGCGCATCGCGCCGCAGGTGGCTGCTATGCTGGCCGCTGAACTGGGCTACGACCAACAATGGGAAGCGCAACAACTCAGGGAATTTAATGAACTCGCAAAGACTTATATGTTGAACTAAAGGACTGATAGAACAGGCATTCACGTCATGCTGAATTGAAGACCACGTTATCGGGAACAACCAAAAATCTGATATATCCTTTTACGCCGCGGCCGCAGGCATTCACCACGTAACAACAGGCCGGCCGCAGCTCTCCGACGAATGTTAAGAATAACAGCCAGGCTCCGCCAGGAAGAAAAACCACGCACGCCGGTAACAGAACTTAATACAAAAATCAATTGTTGAATGAAACACTTTTTACTATTCCTCACCTGCCTGCAGCTGTGTATTGGCGGCATGGTGCACGGTAACAACACAACACATCCCGCCTCCGGCCAACAGGAGGGAGATGTGGTGGTAAGGGGCACGGTTACAGGCGAAAAAGGCGAAGCGCTGTTCGGAGTGTCCGTGCATCTCAAAGGCTCTACCAAAGGAGCTACTACGGATAAAGACGGTAAATACCTGATTACACTGCCTTCCACAGGCGGTGTGCTGGTGTTCTCTTACATGGGCTTCATCGCGCGCGAAGAGAATATTAAAACAACGCGGGTGTTTAATGTTTCTCTCAAACAAGATCCCAAGGCACTCAACGAAGTGGTGGTAACGGCGCTCGGCATCAAACGGGATGAAAAGGCGCTGGGTTACGCCGCTACGGTGGTGAAAGGCGATCAGCTGACGGAAGCATTGCCGAGTAACTGGACGGATGCGCTGTCCGGTAAAGTGGCCGGTCTTAACCTGGTCCGCTCGAACGGTGGCCCCACAGGTTCTATCAAAATTATCCTCCGTGGTGAAAATAACCTCACCGGTAACAACGAAGCGTTGGTCGTAGTAGACGGTGTGATCGTTAGTGGCGGCGGTGTTGGCGGCAGTGGCCGGCGCACGGCGCAGGTGGGAGAGGCGGCTTACGGTACAGGCAGCGATAATATGCCGGCCGACTATGGCAGTGGTCTCAATGACATTAACCCGGAAGATATTGAAAACATTACGGTGCTGAAAGGCCCGGGTGCAGCGGCTTTGTACGGACAAAACGGCGCAAACGGAGCGATCATCATCACTACGAAAGCAGGTAGCACTAAAAAGAAAGGACTCGGTATCACAGTAAACTCCAACGGTTCCATGGAAACGGTTAACCGCTGGCCCGACCTGCAATATGAATATGGCCAGGGTACGGGCGGCAGCAGTTATTACTCGTACGGCGCCTCGGCCGACGGTAACAGCACATCGGCCACCAGCTCTGCTTACGGCCCGCGTTTCGCCGGACAAATGTACTTCCAGTACGACCCAACGATCCAGGACCCCGGTAAGGAAAGAACGCTGTGGAAACCGTACGTGAACTCTACCCGCAAATATTTCCAGCCTGGTAAAACACTTACTAATTCTATCAGCATGGACGGTGGTAACGACAAAACATCGGCACGTTTCTCCATCACCAATGTGCAGAACAGCTGGATCATGCCTAACACCGGCTACAAACGTACCACCCTGGCCTTGTCAGTAAACTCCAAAGCAACGGACAAGCTCACGATCGCTACCAAGATCAACTATACCAATAAGAACAGCGATAACCTTCCCGGCACCGGTTATGGTAACCAGTCGATCATGTACTGGTATATCTTCTGGCAGCCGAATGCTGATCTTAACTGGCTGCGTAACTACTGGCAGATTGGTAAAGAGAAACGGGCGATCGAATTCCCGTTCAGCTCTTTCCCGGAAAACCCTTATGCTATCGCGTATGAATTCCTGAACCAGTCTGACCGTGACGCAGTAACCGCGAATGCGACAGCTACTTATACTTTTAGTAAGGAGCTCAGTTTGCAGGTGCGTGCGTCGACTGACCTCAGTTACGAGCGCCGTGCGCAGTTGCGGCCTTATGATGCAGGCAGCCGTCTTCCCAAAGGCAGCTACCGCACACAAAATATCTTCTCGCAAGAGGTAACGGCCGACTGGTTACTGAAGTATGCGAAAAAGCTGAATAAAGACTTCGACATCTCTGCTACATTAGGTGGTAGCGCAATGCGAAACTTTTACAATAAGGATGAAGTGCGCGCGGATTCTCTCACGGTGCCTGGCGTATACAACATGGCTAACTCAAAAGGTCCTAAAATCACCCTGCCGATTGTTTCACGTTTCGGCCTGAACAGCTTCTATGGCTTGTTTTCCGCTTCTTACAGAGATTATTTGTTTGTGGATGTAACCGGCCGCCAGGACTGGAATAGTACACTGGCTACACCGCAGCGTACGGATAATGCCGGCTTCTTTTACACCTCCGCAAACCTAAGTTTCGTGCTCTCCGAAGTAACGAAACTGCCGTCGATGTTCGATTTTGCCAAGCTGCGTTTCTCCGCATCCAGCGTAGGTAGCGGCGGTACAATACCCTATTACACAGCATATGGTTACGAAAGCCCGTTGAACTTCGACGGTTATGCACAAAACCCCAACCTGATCACTAACCCGAACCTGAAACCTTTGCGCACAGTGACCTACGAAGTGGGTGCTGCCGCCAAGTTCCTGAAAGGCCGGGCCGGACTGGATGTGGCCTACTACATTGGTACTACGAAAGACCAGATCCTTACACGTACGCTGGATCGTTCTTCCGGCTGGCCATGGGCAGTGATCAATACCGGTACGGTACGTAACAAGGGCTTTGAATTATCGCTGAACGGCACACCGGTATCTACCAAAAACTTTAAATGGAATACCAGTGTTAACTACTCCACCAACCGTAACCGCATCGTAGATCTCCCGGATAGTTCGGTAGTGTTACGTACCGGCCCTATCGGTGGCGGACAGATCGTGGCAAAAGTAGGCGGCAGCATGGGCGACCTGTACGGTCGCGGATATTTAAGAGCGCCTGATGGACAAATCGTATACGATCCTACCAATGGCTTCGCACGATTGGCGAATGATGTACTATATCTCGGTAACACGATGCCTAAAGGTAAAATTGGCTTTAGCAACGATTTCAGTTACCGCCAGTTCCGTTTAAGCATGTTGTTCGATGCACAGTGGGGAGCAGTTGCACATTCACTCATGCATCATAAATTATCGGAGCAGGGTAAAACGACCAACACGCTGCCCGGCCGCGCCAGTGGCCTTATTGGCAAAGGTGTAATGGAAGACCAGGATGGTAAGTACGTACCTAACACAGTGGTAGCGACCGACGTGGATTATTACTATCGCTCTCATTGGGGCATTGATAACGCGGAAGGTAACACGTTCTCTACCGACTTCATCAAGTTCAGGGAAGCGCGTATTGATTATACCATTAAACCCGCCGTGTTGAAGAGAACTGGTTTACAACGTGTAACCGTTGGGGTGTATGGACGTAACCTGTTCATCTGGTCGCCATGGCCGATGTTCGATCCCGAGTTTGGTACCATCAGCGGTACAGATATCGTACAGGGATTTGAGATCGCGCAATTCCCGTCTACCCGCACCTTTGGCTTCAACGTGATTATCGGACTTTAATCTGCATGAACATGAAACAACTTACTTATAAGCTATCTGCGGCGTTCGTATTGGCAGTACTGCTGCTGACCGGCTGTACCAAAGATTTCAAGAAACTGAATACGAGCCCGAACAATACTACTGATGTATTGCCCGGACAACTGCTGGCGCCCGCTCTGGTAAACACGCTCACGTACAACCTGTCGCGCAACCGCAACTTCAACAATGAACTGATGCAGGTGACGGTGGATATGAACGATGGCGAGGGCCGCGTGTTCCGCTACGACTTCAATAATACCTGGGCCGATTACCTGTATAACAACTGGTACATCCAGCTCACCAACTTAAAGGATATGTACCGCCTGGCTGCCGACACAACCAGTCCGGAGTACAATAAAACGTATATGGGCATTTCGCTCATCTGCCAGTCATGGATCTATTCCCTGCTTACAGATGCCTATGGCGACGTGCCTTTCCGCCGCTCTAACCTGGGCCGCGACAGTCTCATTTATGAGCCGCAGTTTGATCAGCAGAAGGATATATACGCCGGCATCTTCGACAACCTGGAGCGGGCTAACGTACTGTTGAGTACCAGCCAGGCTATTGATCCCGCGTTTGATCCGGTGTATAACGGTGCGGTGTTAAACTGGCGTAAGTTCGGCAACTCGCTCTACCTGCGACTGCTGCTGCGTATTTCCGGTAAACAGGAGGTGGCGCAACAAGCGATCGCCAAGTTCCAGGAGATTGCAGGTGATCCTTTGGATTACCCGATTATCACGACTACTGCGGAATCTGCGATACTAAAGTGGACGGGCAAAGCGCCCTTCCAGAACCCGCTCACAACCGCAGTGCGTGAGCAGGACTACCGCGCACCAGGTATTGCGAGTTTCTTTATTGATCATCTCGTTGCCTGGAACGATCCGCGTATCAACATATCACTTGGTGCAAACGGGATTAACCGCTGGGGCATCGCACAGTCTACAGAAGGCTTTAAAGGCGTGCCCAGTGGTTATTTACCAGGACAAGGCGGCGCGAAGAAATCATATTTCCTGTCTAACACATCTACCACCTCCATGCAAACCGATCCGCTGGCAGGTATGATCCTGAATGTGGCAGAAGTAAAACTGATGCTCGCCGAAGCAACGGTGAAAGGCTGGTTGACAGCCACGCCTGCAGCTACTTACTACAACGACGGAGCGCGACTGAGCATTCAGCAATGGATGCCTACCTGGAACGTGGATATTGTGACGCACCTCACCAATGCAGATATGCAATGGAATGATGCGGAAACGCTGGAGGAGAAGATGGAAAAGATCCACCTGCAAAAATACTACGCACTGTTCATGACCGACCTGCAACAGTGGTTCGAGTACCGTCGCACCGGTCATCCCAACCTGCCGAAAGGCCCGGGGCTGGCGAACAATGGCGTAATGCCGGCACGCTTCAATTACCCGGTGTATGTGCAATCGGCTAATCCAACGAATTATAAACTGGCCATAGCAGCGCAAGGTCCGGACGACATCTCCACACAAGTATGGTGGCAGAAACCGTAAATCAACTCATGAAACAACGCATTATGAAGAATTTGCTGAAATATATCATCATATTGGTACTGGCGGCTGGCTGGTTCGCCTGTAACAAGGAGGGCAACTACCCCGGTTCCTCCATCTATCCATACCTGCCCATCTTCGATCTCAGGAACGTTTACCAGGGCAAGGATGTAACGCTGTCGAAAGAAACGATGCTCGGCTGCGATAAGATCACGGGCGTAGTGATTTCTGATCACTCGGGCAAAAACCTGCCCGAAGGGTTACTGATTATGCAGGACTATCGCCGCCTGAACCTGCTGCGCGGTATTGCAATTGAACTGGGTGCGGCTGCGGCTGACTATGTGCCGGGCGACTCCATCGTGGTAGAGCTGGACGGCGCGGTGCTTACCCGTAAAAATGGCATTCTGCAGATTACCGGGGTGACAACGACTGATATCACGAAAGTGGCGGCGAATGGCAGTATACCAAGGGTACGGGTGAACAGTAACCTCATCATCAACAAACCGGAGGATTATGAAAGTGTAATGTCCGTGATCGTGAAAGGTACATTTGTTCCGCTACCGGCACCTGGCGACCAGTTTACGGGAACGCACATACTGAACGACGGGTTTGGTAACCTGCCACTGGTAACCGCAGCTGGAGCTACGTTTGCGAGCGAGTTACTGCCTGCTATGTCTAATTACTCGGTGATCGTGCTTCGTAATGAAGCAGGCGAACCACAACTGCATATGCGCACGAAAGCAGATTACGAGGTGTTCAGCGCTTCGCTGGAGCTGCAATCGCTGATCATCACCGGCTTTTTGAACGACCCCACCATGGACCCTGCGTCCGACGGTAACTATGAATACGTGCAGTTCAAAGCTACGAAGGATATCAACTTTGCTACGACGCCATATTCTATCGTAGTGAGCAATAACGCCGGCGCCTCTACGCCGATTGGTGTGCCTGCACAGGGCTGGGCTACGGGCGGACAGCGTACCTACAAGTTTAATATCGCCACCGGTTCCGTTACAAAAGGTGAGTTCTTTTATGTAGGCGGCCGGTTCAAAACCATTAATGGTGTGAACTCTACGGATATATCTGCCGCGAAATGGGTGACCAATTATGACTACGTAGCCAAAGCCGGTGAAGGTTTCGGAAGTGCCAAGACCAACCTGATGGCCAATAGCGGCAATGCCTTTGGCATCGCGGTGTTTGAGGGCACAACGGTAACAGCCGCTTCCACGCCGGTGGATGTGATTTTCATGGGCGGCGGCGGATCGCTGTATGCTGCGCCGGCTTCCGGTTACCGCATCAGTAATAATGATTGGTACGATATACTCAATCCGTTGCAACCGAGTGTGCAACAGCCTTTCTTCCGCATGGGTACCAACAACCTGTTCCTGGCCTACAACGCCGGCGATGCAGGTGCGTTCGTGATGCTTGGCGGCGAGTACAGCATTCCCCTCCGCAAATGGACGCAGGTGCGCTCGCAGCGGAATATTTTCCTGACTAAAACATCGGTGCTTACAGAGATCCAGAGCGATTCACTGTCGACGAAGATCGTGGAGTAGCTTAATAATGATTGCACCAGCTTTACCTTTTTCCCCAACCGCCGTTGTGTCACTCCCTTCAACATCCGTGCAGGCCCCGGCCAGCACGCTGCCAAATGGATGTAGCCAACTAGCGGACAAAAATAAATCGTCATTGCGAATGAAATGACGCAAACTTCCGCGCTGATCTTCGCGTCCGTCTTCAGGCGGTTTTAGCGGAGACGGCACACGAAGTTTGCTTCCCGCCGGTCGCAATGACGATTTTTAAACATTCCCGAAACTTAGTGATTTCATAACACGACGTACATCGCCGCTAAATAGCCACCCGCTATTTTTGCGGCCTAATTTCTTCATATGCACAGGCGTAATTTTCTTTACCTCACTTCCTTATTAGGTGCAGGTATACTTACAGGAGCAGACAAAGCTTATTCAGCGATCGTGGGTGGTCGCGCTACCAAAGTAACCGGTAAAGTCACCGCGAAAGGTAAAGCGCTGAAAGATGTAGTTGTGAGCGACGGCTTCTCCGTAGTAAAAACCGACGCCAAAGGCCGTTTCGCTTTTACTGCCAGCGAAAAGGCAGGCTTCGTGTTCATCAGCGTGCCCGCCGGTTACGCCATACCGGTAAGTAAAGAAGGCATGGCGGCTTATTACCAGCCCCTCGAACCGAAAGATGCACAAAGCTTCGACTTCGCTTTAACACCACTTACAAAAAACGACAACGAACATAACTTCATCGTGTGGGCCGACCCGCAGATCAAAAATCAGCAGGATACACAACAACTGCTCACCGAATCGGCGCCCGATACCCGCGACCTGATCAAAAGTTATCCCGCCGACACGCTGTGGCACGGCATCGGCTGCGGCGATCTGGTTTGGGACGAGCACGACCTGTTCGACGAATACATCCAGGCCGCCGGTATGACAGGCGTTCCCTTCTTCCAGGTGATTGGTAACCACGACCAGGACTACCGCCAGGGTGGCGATGAAACCAGTGACCGCACGTTTAAAAAAGTATTCGGCCCAACCTATTACTCCTTCAATCGCGGCAAGGCACACTATGTTGTGCTCGATAACGTGTATTACCTCGGTAAAGAGCGCGAGTACAAGGGAATGATTACGGACGAGCAGCTGGACTGGCTGGCGAAAGACCTCGCTACGGTGAAGCCCGGCAGCCTGGTGATCCTCAGCGTGCACATTCCAGTGTACAACGAAGTCTGGAAACGCAGGGGCTACGAAGCGCCCGGTACCGGCTCTGTTACAGAGAACCGCGACAAACTGTACGCACTGCTGAAAAATTATAAAGCACACATCATGAGTGGTCACACCCACTTCAACGAAAACGTGATCAACGAAGGCGTGTTTGAACACGTGCATGGCGCAGTGTGCGGTGCCTGGTGGACCGGCTCCATCTGCGAAGACGGTACGCCCAGCGGTTATGGTGTGTACGAAGTGAAGGGAGACGAACTGAAATGGTATTATAAAGGAGTAGGTAAACCGAAAGATTACCAGATCAGCATTTTCCAGGACGAAATTGATCCCACCAACATCATCGCCAACGTGTGGAATTATGATCCGGAGTGGAAAGTAGAACTGTCGGCCGACGGTAAGTCGCTCGGTGCTATGAACCGTTTCGTTGGTTTTGATCCGCTGGCAGTAAAACTGTACAAAGGTGCCGGCATGCCGGTGAAGCGTAAGTTTGTGGAGCCTAACGCCACCGACCACTTATTCAGGGCCAATGTAGCGATCAACACCCAGGCGATCACCGTTACCGCAACCGATCGTTTCGGCACTGTATATACACAAACGCTAGAGCTGGGTGCCACCGGTAAACAGCCTAAAAAGTAATAAAGCCATATGAAGAACGCTATTAAAGGAGTATTGGCCGCCTGTCTCCTCATCGCCGCCTGCACCTCGCCTAAAAAGGCCACCACGCAGACTGACGTCGCCTTCCCTGCTTTCGATAAGGAAGGCCACCGCGGCAGCCGCGGCCTCATGCCCGAAAATACTATCCCGGCCATGAAAAAGGCCATCGACGTCGGTGCCACCACTTTAGAAATGGATGCTGCCATCTCCAGGGATAAACAGGTGATCGTATCGCACGACCCGTACTTCAACCACCTCATCACCACTACGCCGGATGGCAAGTCGTTCACCAAGGCGGAGGAAAAGCAGTACGCCCTCTATAAGATGACCTACGACGAGATCAAACGTTTCGACGTAGGCGCCAAGGGCAACCCTGGTTTCCCTGAGCAGCAGAAGATGGCCGTACATAAACCCCTGCTCGCCGATCTTATCGCCGCTTCCGAAGCCTACGCGAAGGAGAAAGGTGTAAAGCCGGTTTGGTATAACATCGAAACCAAATGCCAGCCCGCTACCGATAACCAGCTGCACCCCGCTCCACAGGAGTTCGTGGATTTGCTGGTGAAAGTGGTGGACCAGCAAGGCGTTACGGACCGTACAGTCATCCAGTCGTTCGACAGGCGCACGTTGCAGGTATTACACAAGCAACACCCGGCCATTAAAACCAGCTACCTGGTTGCCGCCACCGCCAAAAAGTCCCTCGGCGAATACATCGCCGAACTTGGCTTTACGCCTTTTGCCCTCAGTCCCTACTACACGATGGTAGATGCCGATATGGTAAAAGCCTGCAAAGCCGCCGGCATAAAACTCGTACCCTGGACAGTCAACGAAAAGGCAGAGATCATCCGCCTGAAGCAACTCGGCGTAGACGGCATCATCACCGACTACCCCAACCTATTTGCGGAAGCCGGTTTTTAACACACACTAACACTCAAGCTAATCGGCTGGCCAGGTAGGCTGGCCGATTTCGTTTAAGGCAATATTCCATCAGGATTATCCAATACTTCGCGCTTTTCAGTAGCCTTTTCGCCTCCGGTTCTAGAGGAGAAGGGATGGTTGGGTGATGGTTCAGTGATGGTTGGGTGATGGTTGAGCAGCAGGGTTTTACCCCGGAATGCACGTGGAATCGGGCGAGGTGTAGTAGGGGCGGGGCTTTTCAGGAGGAGTAGAGAGGGAATGATTGATTGGGGAGTGATGATATTTTACCATTTTTCCGCTACGGCCAGAAACGGGAACCGCCTTACAGGCTTGTGCGAACACCGCGCACGATGATGGCTTCACTTCGCTCGCGCTCGTGACGGATGAACGCGCTGCCGCTTCGCCGAAAAGCGAAACTGCCGTACAAGTGAGTGACACAACGGGGGCTGATCAAAGAAACAAAAGCCGGCTCCATAAAAAAGAAAACCGGGCATCCAGCTGGAGGATGCCCGGTTAAGCAGTATTATAAGTCGATTTACATCCACTTGATCTTTTGCTCCAGCGGGATGGTGCGTTTGCCGGGAGCGAGGGTGATGTCGGAATAGCCGAAATAGATCACGCCCAGTACTTTGTCTTCCTCGCGCAGGCCCAGGTATTCCTTCATCGAAGGGTGGTAGGCCATACCGCCCGAACCCCAGTAAGCAGAAATGCCTTCGGAAGCGGCCCCCAGCAGCAGGTTTTGCGTGGCAGCAGCGGCGGAAGCGATTTCCTCCAGTTCGGGGATGTTCGGGTTGGCACCGCGGCGCATGCACGAAATGATTACGTGCGAAGCCGTGTCGCCCATAGTGGCCAGCTTGTCGTAAGTGCCTGGTACATACGCTTCGCCGCGTACTTTCTTATACAGCTCGGCGTGATCCTGGCAGAACTGTTTTACCTTATCGCCGGCGAATACGTAAAAGAACCAGGGTTCCGTATAAGCGTGGGTAGGGGCCCAGTCGGCCAGTTGCAGCAGTTCCTGTATTTTCTCGTTCGGGATCTGTTGCCCGTTCATGCTTTGTGGCTTTACCGTGCGACGGTGAGTGATCACGTGCTTCAGGTAAGCAGGTTGTTCTGTAAATGTTGTCATCTTATGCTTTTTCTCGTTATCCTATCAATTTTGCTTTCAATGCTTCCGGCAGGCGCGTTACTTTGCGCTGTCCGTAATCGAAGCAGATCATCCCGGTTTTGCCTTCAGCAATGGGATGCTTTTTGCCTTCCCGCTCCGTACTCAGGCGATATACCAGGTCGAACCCGAAAGGGCTGAGTTCATCTGCCGTTACTTCCACGAGGAATACATCCCCGCGAAAGCCTTCGCCTTTATATACGATCGCCACGTCAGACATGATCATACCTACGCCGTATGCATCCAGCTCGGTACAACCAATATTGCCGAGGAATTGCAGGCGGGCTTCGTGCATGATGGAAAGGATGGCGTCGTTGCCTACGTGGCCGCCATAATTCACGTCCTGTATGCGAACAGGGATCTGTGTAGAAAATGTAAAGTGTTCGGGTATTGCGATCTTAACTCTTGCCATGTGTCTTAATTAATGTGCCTGCAGAAATGCCACCAGCTTCCTAAAAGCCTTTGCACGGTGGCTATAACCGTTTTTTTCGTGTGTCTCCATCTGTGCGAAGGAGCGGTCGGCGCCCGTTGGTTTAAAGATCGGGTCGTACCCGAAACCTTTGCCGCCGGTAGTGCTATCCAGTATCTCGCCTTCACAGATGCCTTCGAACTGGTGTTCTTCCCCGTTCAATATTAAAGAGATCACGGTACGGAAACGTGCCTGGCGATTCGTAACGCCCTGCATATTGGCGAGCACCTTCTTTATATTATCCGCAGATTCCTTCTGTTCACCGGCATAACGGGCCGACAGTACACCGGGTTCCCCGTTAAGCGCGTCGATTTCGAGACCAGTATCTTCCGAAAAGCAGCTTTTACCTGTCATTTTAAAGATCACGGTCGACTTTTCCCTTGCATTCTCTTCAAGTGTATCATGCGGCTCAGGTATGTCGATATCGATGCCCGACTCCTTCAGCGTAATGATCTCAAATTCATCACCCAGTACGGCACGGATCTCCTTTACCTTGTTGTCGTTATTGGTCGCAAAGACTAATTCCATTCCTTTTATATATTAAATAGTTTCTGAAGTCCGACCCACAAACGCCCTTTCAATGTTTTGTCCGACCCGATAAAACTGAGGTCGTGCGAGAACAGGGCGGTTACCTCGCCGAACGTGGTCAGCTGGTACACTGGTGCTTCTACGGCCAGCTGGTCGGGACCAATACCGAAGATCACACAGCGGGAAAACGGGATTACCTTTTGCCAGTCTGCCAGTGATAATGCAGTATAGTGAGCTACATTTGCCAGTGCCACGTCCTGCATGCCCAGCTTACATGCGTTTAATATATTGGTGAGCAGATTGAATGATTCGTCGTTTAAATACGCATCATTTTCATTTTGTATGAGCAGCAGTATGTTTTTTTGATTTTCGCCTAAATATTTCACTTTAGGCAGCTCTTTTTGCACCACCGGCCCTGCCTGCTTTTCTTCCGGAATAATAGGCTGGGTATACATTTTA
This genomic interval from Chitinophaga horti contains the following:
- a CDS encoding glycerol-3-phosphate dehydrogenase/oxidase — encoded protein: MTREAAIGELNSKVNAGDEWDLVIIGGGATGLGAALEAVTRGYKTLLVEQSDFAKSTSSKSTKLVHGGVRYLAQGDVALVREASIERGLLTKNAPHLVHNTSFVIPAYSLWDSIMYTVGLKLYDWMAGRLSLGRSRHISKRETLQRLPTLATNKLSSGILYHDGQFDDSRLAINLVQTIAEHGGLVLNYMKVTGLQKNSNGRIEKVKLQDVETNTTYEVKTRGVINATGVFADDVLRMDNPEARHSIAASQGVHLVLDREFLPGNDALMIPKTSDGRVLFAVPWHNKVVVGTTDTPVKAISLDPEALEQEISFILATAGAYLSKPPQRADVRSVWAGLRPLAAPQGNNEKTKEISRSHKITVSPAGLITIIGGKWTTFRKMAEDVIDKLEESHGWPVTRSVTDRLPLHGATERVDFDSPMYFYGADAPQVEALAKQEPALEEVLSSGLGIIKAQVIWAARNEMARTVEDVLARRIRALFLDAREAVRIAPQVAAMLAAELGYDQQWEAQQLREFNELAKTYMLN
- a CDS encoding SusC/RagA family TonB-linked outer membrane protein, whose product is MKHFLLFLTCLQLCIGGMVHGNNTTHPASGQQEGDVVVRGTVTGEKGEALFGVSVHLKGSTKGATTDKDGKYLITLPSTGGVLVFSYMGFIAREENIKTTRVFNVSLKQDPKALNEVVVTALGIKRDEKALGYAATVVKGDQLTEALPSNWTDALSGKVAGLNLVRSNGGPTGSIKIILRGENNLTGNNEALVVVDGVIVSGGGVGGSGRRTAQVGEAAYGTGSDNMPADYGSGLNDINPEDIENITVLKGPGAAALYGQNGANGAIIITTKAGSTKKKGLGITVNSNGSMETVNRWPDLQYEYGQGTGGSSYYSYGASADGNSTSATSSAYGPRFAGQMYFQYDPTIQDPGKERTLWKPYVNSTRKYFQPGKTLTNSISMDGGNDKTSARFSITNVQNSWIMPNTGYKRTTLALSVNSKATDKLTIATKINYTNKNSDNLPGTGYGNQSIMYWYIFWQPNADLNWLRNYWQIGKEKRAIEFPFSSFPENPYAIAYEFLNQSDRDAVTANATATYTFSKELSLQVRASTDLSYERRAQLRPYDAGSRLPKGSYRTQNIFSQEVTADWLLKYAKKLNKDFDISATLGGSAMRNFYNKDEVRADSLTVPGVYNMANSKGPKITLPIVSRFGLNSFYGLFSASYRDYLFVDVTGRQDWNSTLATPQRTDNAGFFYTSANLSFVLSEVTKLPSMFDFAKLRFSASSVGSGGTIPYYTAYGYESPLNFDGYAQNPNLITNPNLKPLRTVTYEVGAAAKFLKGRAGLDVAYYIGTTKDQILTRTLDRSSGWPWAVINTGTVRNKGFELSLNGTPVSTKNFKWNTSVNYSTNRNRIVDLPDSSVVLRTGPIGGGQIVAKVGGSMGDLYGRGYLRAPDGQIVYDPTNGFARLANDVLYLGNTMPKGKIGFSNDFSYRQFRLSMLFDAQWGAVAHSLMHHKLSEQGKTTNTLPGRASGLIGKGVMEDQDGKYVPNTVVATDVDYYYRSHWGIDNAEGNTFSTDFIKFREARIDYTIKPAVLKRTGLQRVTVGVYGRNLFIWSPWPMFDPEFGTISGTDIVQGFEIAQFPSTRTFGFNVIIGL
- a CDS encoding SusD/RagB family nutrient-binding outer membrane lipoprotein, producing the protein MKQLTYKLSAAFVLAVLLLTGCTKDFKKLNTSPNNTTDVLPGQLLAPALVNTLTYNLSRNRNFNNELMQVTVDMNDGEGRVFRYDFNNTWADYLYNNWYIQLTNLKDMYRLAADTTSPEYNKTYMGISLICQSWIYSLLTDAYGDVPFRRSNLGRDSLIYEPQFDQQKDIYAGIFDNLERANVLLSTSQAIDPAFDPVYNGAVLNWRKFGNSLYLRLLLRISGKQEVAQQAIAKFQEIAGDPLDYPIITTTAESAILKWTGKAPFQNPLTTAVREQDYRAPGIASFFIDHLVAWNDPRINISLGANGINRWGIAQSTEGFKGVPSGYLPGQGGAKKSYFLSNTSTTSMQTDPLAGMILNVAEVKLMLAEATVKGWLTATPAATYYNDGARLSIQQWMPTWNVDIVTHLTNADMQWNDAETLEEKMEKIHLQKYYALFMTDLQQWFEYRRTGHPNLPKGPGLANNGVMPARFNYPVYVQSANPTNYKLAIAAQGPDDISTQVWWQKP